Genomic DNA from Comamonas antarctica:
GGGTATGGACCTGTCCGCCGGGCTGCGCGTGCTGCGCCAGCTGGTCATGGAGCGGCTGATCCAGCTCGACTGCGCCCAGCACGCGCCGCTGGCCGTGGTCACGCAGGCCGTGACCCAGCTGGCCGAGGTGGCGCTGGACCGGGCTTGCTGCCAGGTGCGCCACGAGCTCGACGGCCGCCATGGCACACCCACCGGCCCCGAAGGCCAGGCGGTGCCGCTGTGGATCGTCGGCATGGGCAAGTTCGGCGCGCGCGAGCTCAACGTGTCCAGCGACATCGACCTGATCTACGTCTACGAGCACGAAGGCGAGACCGCGGGCCAGCCTGACGGCCGCGGGCGCATCTCCAACCATGAATATTTCGCGCGCGCGGTCAAGGGCATCTACGCGTTGATCGGCGAGGTGACCGAGCACGGCTTCGTGTTCCGCGTCGACCTGGCGCTGCGCCCGAACGGCAACTCCGGGCCGCCGGCGGTGTCGCTGGCCGCGCTCGAGGATTACCTGCAGACCCAGGGCCGCGAGTGGGAGCGCTTTGCCTGGCTCAAGAGCCGCGTGGTGGCGCCGCGCGACACCGTGCGCTCGCCCGAGGTCCAGGCGCTGCGCGCCGTGGTCCTGCCCTTCGTGTTCCGCCGCTACCTCGACTACAGCGTGTTCGACGCGCTGCGCTCGCTGCATCGCCAGATCCGCGAGCACGCGGCCAAGCGCAGCGCCGGCCATCCGGGCCGCGCCAACGACGTCAAGCTGTCGCGCGGCGGCATCCGCGAGATCGAATTCACCGTGCAGTTGCTGCAGGTGGTGCGCGGCGGGCAGTTTCCCGAACTGCGCTGCCGGCCCACGCTCGAAGCGTTGCAGCGGCTGTCGCGTGCCGGCCTGATGTCGGCGGAAACCGCCGAAGCGCTGGCCCAGGCCTACACCTTCCTGCGCCAGGTCGAGCACCGCATCCAGTACCTCGACGACCAGCAGACCCATGTGCTGCCCACGCGCGACGACGACCTGCTGTGGATTGCGCAGACCATGGGCTACCCCGACTGCAGCCGCTTCCTGCACCAGCTCGATGCGCACCGCGAACTCGTTGCCGAGGAGTTCGACACCCTGCTCGGCGGCAATGCGCCCCCGCAGTGCAGCAACGGCCACTGCAACGGCCCGCGCGCGCTCACCGTGGCTTCGCCCCAGGAAGTCGACGACCTGATCGCGCAGCTGCCGCCGCGGCTGTCGGCCCGCGTGGCCGAGTGGCGCGACCATCCGCGCGTCACCAGCCTGCGCGATGAAACCCGCGCGCGGCTGTTCCGCCTGGTGCAGCGCACCGCGCAGTGGGTGGCCGACGGCAGCGTCGGCGAAGAGGCCGGCGTGCGCCTGATCAACTGGCTCGAACCGCTGCTGCGCCGCGAAAGCTATCTCGCGCTGCTGCTCGAGCGCCCCGCGGTGCATGAACGCCTGCTGCACCTGCTGGGCGCGGCGCGCTGGCCCGCGCGCTACCTGCTGCAGCACCCGGGCGTGATCGACGAACTGGCCAGCGATGCCATCCTGAACGACCGCTTCGTTGCCGCCGACTTCGAGCGCGAACTGGCGCTGCGCCTGGCCTCGCTGAAGACCACGGGCGAGGACGACGACGAAACCCTGCTGAACCTGCTGCGCCGCGCCCACCATGCGGAAATCTTCCGCACGCTGACGCGCGACATCGAGAACCGCATCACCGTCGAGCAGGTGGCCGACGACCTGAGCGCGCTGGCCGACAGCGTGCTGCGCGTCACCGTGCAGTGGTGCTGGGAGCGGCTCAAGGGCCGCCACCGCGAGCATCCGCAGTTCGGCATCATCGGCTACGGCAAGCTCGGCGGCAAGGAACTGGGCTACGGCAGCGACCTCGACATCGTCTTCGTGTTCGACGACGACGACGAGCGCGCGCCCGAGGTCTATGCGGCATTGGTTCGCAAGCTGATCAACTGGCTCACCGTGAAGACCGGCGAAGGCGACCTGTTCGAGATCGACACCGCGCTGCGTCCCAACGGCAACTCGGGCCTGCTGGTCACCAGTTTCGATGCCTATGCCAAATACCAGCAGCAGCGCGGCAGCAACACCGCCTGGACCTGGGAGCACCAGGCCATGACGCGCGCGCGCTTCGTGCTGGGCAGCGATGCGCTGCGCGAGAAGTTCGACGCGGTGCGCGAGGCTGTGATCTCGGCGCCGCGCAACTCCGAGATGCTGCGCGCGGAAATCGTGGCCATGCGCGCGCGCCTGCGCGCCGCCCACCCGGCGCGCGGTGAACTGTTCGACGTCAAGCACAGCCCGGGCGGCATGGTCGATGTGGAGTTCGCCGTGCAGTATCTGGTGCTGCTGTGCTCGGGCGAGCATCCGCAATTGCGCGGCAACGTCGGCAATATCGCGCTGCTGCGGCATGCCGAACAGGCTGGCTTGCTGCCCGAGGGCGTGGGCCGGGCCGCGGCCGATGCCTACCGCGCGCTGCGTCGCATCCAGCACAACGCGCGTTTGGACGAGGCCAGCGGCAAGATCGATCCGCAGACCGCGGCACCCCTGCGCGATGCGGTGCTGACGCTGTGGCGCGCGGTTTTCGGTGTACCCGGCACGGCCGAACCCAGCCCGACGCCGGGATTGAGCGCACATATTTGAAAAAAAACGTTAGAAATTCAATACATATCGCCCGGGCCTGATGCGCCCTATCGGCCGGGCGAGTGTTTTGTGTCCTTGGTGGAGCTAGCGCTTACACCTTGTTTTTCTGGCTTCGTCCCTGGCCCGAATGTCAACGCCGCCAAGCAGTTGGTTACATTTTTGGGGCTGCATATCGCGGAACTTTGGCGCAGACTGGTCCTCAATACATGAGCTTGCACGGGTAAATGCCCATGTGCAATGAATCGTTTACTGTTGCGAAGCCTTTGTTGGACATCGTCCATATCGACCCCCTGAAGCGCTTCTCCTCCCTCCCTCTCTTTATTCGTTTCGGGATGCTTCGCAACTTTTTTATGCAATGAAAATGGCCACCCGAAGGTGGCCATTTTTTTGTTTGCGCGGTAGTTCAGGCCGGCAGAGTGTCCTTGAAGCTGGGGCGTTGCGCCAGCTTGTCGGCCAGGCGCGCGAGATTGGGGTGGTCGTCGCGCCAGCTCAGCTCGGGAAAGCGGAATTCCAGCCAGCCCAGCGCGCAGCCGGTGGCGATATCCGCCAGCGACATGTGGATACCGCAGCAAAACGGCTTGTCGCCCAGCGCCTTGGCCATCGCTTGCAGGCTGGCGTCGACCTTGCCCATCTGCCGGTCGATCCAGGCCTGGCTGCGTTCGCCCTCGCTGCGTCCGGGCCAGGTGGCCTCGAGGCGCGCGAGCACGCCGGCATCGAGCAGGCCGTCCGCCAGCGCTTCCCAGGTCTTGACGTCGGCGCGCTCGCGGCCGCTCGGCGGCAGCAGCTTGCCCACGGGCGACAGGGTGTCGAGGTATTCGACGATCACGCGCGAGTCGAACAGCGGCGACTCATGGCCTTCGATCTGCAGCCGCGGCACCTTGCCCAGCGGACTGGCCGGGCTGGCGGCGGCATCGGCGGCCCACACGTTGTCGATCTCGAACTGGTAGTCGAGCTTTTTTTCCGCCATGACGATGCGCACCTTGCGCACGTAGGGACTGCTGGTGGTACCGATCAATTTCATAGGGCGAGCTTCCATGCGCGGGACCCGGCAAGTGCCGGCTGGACGATTCTATCGGCAGCCATGGCAGGCACGGGTTTTGTACGGCCACCTACAATTGAGGGCATGAGCCTGTCCCACATTTCCGCCCTCTCTCCGCTCGACGGCCGTTACGCCGCGAAACTCTCCGCCCTGCGCCCGATCATGAGCGAGCAGGGGTACATGCACCGCCGCGTGCAGGTGGAGATTGCCTGGTTTATCGCGCTGTCCGACGCCGGCTTCGAAGAATTCAAGCCGCTGTCCGCGGGTGCGCGCGCCTATCTGCTGGGGCTGGTGAAGAACTTCAGCGAAACCGATGCCGAAGCCATCAAGGAAATCGAGAAGACCACCAACCACGACGTCAAGGCCGTGGAGTACTGGATCAAATCCAAGTTCGAAGCCCGTCCCGAACTCGAAAAGGCCGCTGAATTCGTGCACTTCGCCTGCACCAGCGAGGACATCAACAACACCAGCCACGCGCTGCAGCTGCGCGTCGGCCGTGACATGGTCGTGCTGCCGGCACTGGACCGCATCGTGCTCAAGCTGCGCGAAATGGCGCACCAGTACGCCGACGTGCCCATGCTCAGCCGCACCCACGGCCAGACCGCGAGCCCGACCACGGTCGGCAAGGAAATCGCCAACGTCGTCGTGCGCCTGCAGGCCGCCGTCGAGCGCATCGCCAACGTCAAGATCCTGGGCAAGATGAACGGCGCCGTGGGCAACTACAACGCCCACCTGTCGGCCTGGCCCGAATTCGACTGGGAAGCCTTCAGCAAGAAGGTCATCGAGAGCCCCGAACCCAACGGCCTGGGCCTGACCTTCCAGCCCTATTCGATCCAGATCGAGCCGCACGACTACATGGCCGAGCTGTTCGACGCCGTGGCACGCGCCGACACCATCCTGATCGACCTGGCACGCGACATCTGGGGCTACGTCTCGCTGGGCTACTTCAAGCAGCGCCTCAAAGCCGGCGAAATCGGTTCCTCGACCATGCCGCACAAGGTCAACCCCATCGACTTCGAGAACGCCGAAGGCAATCTGGGCCTGGCCAATGCGCTGCTCAAGCACCTGTCGGAAAAGCTGCCCATCAGCCGCTGGCAGCGCGACCTGACCGATTCCACGGTGCTGCGCAACATCGGCGTCGCGCTGGGCTATGCCACGCTCGCCTACACCTCGCTGATGACCGGCCTGAACAAGCTCGAACTCAACGAGGAACGCCTGGCCGAAGACCTCGACAACGCGTGGGAAGTGCTGGCCGAGCCGATCCAGACCGTGATGCGTCGCTATGGCGTGCAGGGCGCGTACGAAAAGCTCAAGGAAGTCACGCGCGGCAAGACCGTGCAGGCCGAAGACCTGCACCGCCTGATCAACGGCCTGGAAATTCCCCAGGCCGACAAGGACCGCCTGCTGGCCATGACGCCTGGCTCCTACGTCGGCAAGGCTGCCGAATTGGCCCGCCGGGTCTAAAAGGCTCTGCCTGGTCCGTCCATTTCTTGGGCGGCACCGCCTTGGCAGGCTCGGGAAGAAGGATGAACAGGCATCAAGCCCATGCACTCCGTTCGCCCTGAGCCTGTCGAAGGGCGTTTTAGGGCGTAACTGACGCAGTCAGCTGCAGCTCCTGCTTTTGATTCCCTTGTGGAATCTTTTCTTTTTTCCGAGCCTCCCGCCCATGGCCCTCAAATCCACCATCTTCAAGGCAAACCTGCAGATTGCCGACATCGACCATGGCTACTACGCCGACCATGCGCTGACGCTGGCACGCCATCCGAGCGAGACCGACGACCGCATGATGGTGCGCCTGGTGGCGCTGGCGCTCAATGCCCACCAGCTCAACGACCTGTGCAATGGCGACGCCACGCTGGGGTTCGGCGCGGGCTTGTCCGATCCCGATGATCCGGACGTCTCGCTGACCGACTTCACGGGGCGCAAGCGCCTGTGGATCGAGGTCGGCCAGCCCGAAGACAAGCCCATTGCCAAGGCCTGCAGCAAGTCGGACCAGGTGCTGCTCTATCCGTTCGCGCATTCGGCCGACGTCTGGTGGCGCGGCATTGAAAGCAAGTTCAGCCGCCTGCCCAAGCTCGAAGTCTGGCGCCTGCCGTCCGAGGCGGCCCCTGAACTGGCCCAGCTGGCCGAGCGCAGCATGCAGCTGCAGGCCACCATCCAGGAAGGCGCGATCACGCTCAGCAGCAAGCTCGGCAGCGTGACGGTCGAGCCGGTCCGCTGGAAATAACGCCGCATCCAGGCCGGCGGCGGGGCGTCAAGCGCTTGCGGCTCCGTTCGGGGTGAGCCTGCCTGGGCGGCCCCGTCGAACCATGGACGGGCCGGCCCATGCCCTCCACCCCCTTCAGCGCCCCGTTCCGGACTTGTTTTCGGCCGCGCGCTCGGCATAGCGGTTGAAGCGCCAGGCTGTGTCCTCGACAGTGATGCGCCGCCAGACCGCGCGTTTTTCCACCGGGTCGAACCCCGGCCACAGCTGCACCTCCTCGAAAGTACGCCCACAGCCCTTGCACAGGTTGTCGCCCTGGCTGGTCGAGCAGATCGCGATGCAGGGCGTGTCGGGCGTGGTGTCGTACCACGCCAGCCACGCGGCCTGGGCATGTGAGGGCACGTCGTCCGCCGCCACTTCGCTGGCGTGGCGGTAGATCATCAGCGCATAGACATCGGCCAGCGCCCGAGCCTCGGGTGCGAGCAGCACGCCGTCGGGCGAGGGTTTTCTGCGGCGCCAGTAGTTGATGGCGGCCTCGATGTCGGTGATGTGGATTCCTGCCATGGGTGGTGCGGACAATGCGGCCCCGGATGATAAGCGCCGGGCCGCGGGTGTGAGGCCGCCATGGGCTTTGGCGCAGGCTTCATCCGGCAAAAAAACAGGTTTATGCCGAAAGCTTTGCCAAATGTGTTCAAATTGCAAGCTTCGAAGGGGAGTAGCTCTCGTTGCGAAGCCCGGCAGGTCCTGCCGGCGAATCGCACAAGCGTCGAGGTCGTCAATACGAAGCGCAAGCTTCCGGCCTCCCGGGTTCCGTGCTGCACGGTGCCGAGCAAGACCTTTGAGAGACCGGTGCACTGGTCTGTCAAAGCATTTCCCTTCGGCCCAAGCTTCCTGCTCTGGCTGTCGCAGGAAGATGCGTGAGAGATCCATGCACCTGCTTCCAACCGACGCGCAGGTGCCTGGACCAGCTCATTACCTCCAGGTTCCTGCTGCTTTTTGGCATTCGACAACGAGGTTTTTATGGATTTAGACTTCCTCACGCATACGCCGTTCTGGATAGCCCTGGGACAGATCATCATCATCGACATCCTGCTCGGCGGTGACAACGCGGTGGTGATCGCACTGGCCTGCCGCAAGCTGCCGCCCGAACAGCGCCGCAAGGGCATCATCTGGGGTACCGCGGGTGCCATCATCCTGCGCGTGATCCTGATCGCGTTTGCAATGACGCTGCTGGCCCTGCCGTTCCTGAAGTTCGTCGGCGCGCTGCTGCTGGTCTGGATCGGTGTCAAGCTGATCGCTCCCGAAGAAGACGCACATGACGGCATCCAGGGCAGCGACAAGCTGCTGGCCGCCATCAAGACCATCATCGTTGCCGACCTGGTGATGAGCGTGGACAACGTGATTGCCATTGCCGGCGCCGCGCAAAGCTCGGGCGACCACCAGATGCTGCTGGTCACGCTGGGCCTGCTGATCTCGATCCCGATCATCGTCTGGGGCTCGCAGCTGGTCATCAAGCTGATGGACCGCTTCCCGCTGATCATCGTTGCCGGCGGCATGCTGCTGGGCTGGATCGCGGGCGGCATGCTGGTGTCCGATCCGGTCTTCGCCAACACCGAGAAGTGGCTCTGGATGCCCAAGCTGGAGCAGACCACCGCGCTGAAGTACGGCGCCCAGATCGCCGGCGCGCTGCTGGTGCTGGTCATCGGAAAGTTCGTCGCCTCGCGCCGTCCCAAGGTGACCCACGGTTCGGGCCACGCCTGACCGGGCAGAGCTTGCGGCGCAGGCCGCCGCAAGCCTTCCTTCTTGCCAAGGCAGGCCCCCCAAAAGGCCTGCCTTTTTCATTGGCACAGCCACACCGGAGTTCTCTTGAACCGTACCACCTTCATTGTCTATGTGGACGATGCGGCGCATGCCTTGCCGCTGCTCACGTCGTTGGCCGCCACGTTCGAGGCCACCAGCCCGCGCTGGCTGCTGGTCGCCTGCGCGCCGCGCGTCACCCACCGCGCGAGCAAGTGGGCCAGCCACCGGACCCGCGAGAACTGGCGCAACCAGTGGGCCGACAAGCTGTTTTCGCAACTCACGCCCAGCCTGCAGACGTCCAATGCGTCTGTGCCGGCTGACGTGACACCGCTGCTCGCGCGCCAGCCGCTGCCCGAACTGCTGAGCGAACTGCAGCAGGCCTATGGCCAGGTCCAGGTCGTCGATGCACGCCGTCCCAAGCGCGAGGCCCCGGTGCAGAAGCCGCAGTCGCGCTGGGGCCCTTCGGGCCTGATCGCCGGCATGGGCAGCCTGCTGGCGTGGATGCTGGAGGAAACGCTGGTGTAAGCCAGGGTGCGTCCGGGCTGATCCCGAGCCTGTCGAAGGATCGACCCGACGCGCAAGACACCCGCGCTCCCGCGCTGCTATGCTGGCAGCATGAAACTCCTGCTCCAATGGTTCCTCTATGCCGTCGCGCTGCTGGCTGTTGCGGCCATCTACCCGGGCGTGACCATCCATGGCTTTGGTTCGGCGCTGATCGCGGCGCTGGTCATCGGCCTGCTCAACGCCGTCTTGCGGCCCGTGCTGGTGGTGCTCACGCTGCCCGTGACGCTGCTCACGCTCGGCCTGTTTCTGTTTGTCGTCAACGCGCTGATGTTCTGGATCGCGGCCAACGTGCTGGCAGATATCCAGGTCAGCGGCTTTGGCGCCGCCTTCCTGGGCTCGCTGATCTATTCGGCGCTGGGCCTGGTCATCGATTCAGCGCTGCGCCGCCTGTTCCCGTAACAGCTCCTCGGTGGCGCGCAGCCGGGTGTCGATGATCGATGCCTCGAAGTGGTCGCTTTGCGAGCCGCTGCGCCGCGCCAGCTCCTGGCCGGCGCGAAAACGGTCCACTGCCGCCGAGTAGTCGTAGTGCGCGGCCTGGGCCTCGCCTTCGGCACGCAGGGCGCGCAGCGGCTGGTTCTGTGCCTGCCATAGCTGCGCGAGCGTCTGCCACGCAGCGGCATCGCGCGGATACAGCGTGACCCA
This window encodes:
- the glnE gene encoding bifunctional [glutamate--ammonia ligase]-adenylyl-L-tyrosine phosphorylase/[glutamate--ammonia-ligase] adenylyltransferase → MQTVDYSPSELAPEAVERLAHSRFYQRLHRRYAGELALFPVGVPSRAGMEQALDALLAQGMDLSAGLRVLRQLVMERLIQLDCAQHAPLAVVTQAVTQLAEVALDRACCQVRHELDGRHGTPTGPEGQAVPLWIVGMGKFGARELNVSSDIDLIYVYEHEGETAGQPDGRGRISNHEYFARAVKGIYALIGEVTEHGFVFRVDLALRPNGNSGPPAVSLAALEDYLQTQGREWERFAWLKSRVVAPRDTVRSPEVQALRAVVLPFVFRRYLDYSVFDALRSLHRQIREHAAKRSAGHPGRANDVKLSRGGIREIEFTVQLLQVVRGGQFPELRCRPTLEALQRLSRAGLMSAETAEALAQAYTFLRQVEHRIQYLDDQQTHVLPTRDDDLLWIAQTMGYPDCSRFLHQLDAHRELVAEEFDTLLGGNAPPQCSNGHCNGPRALTVASPQEVDDLIAQLPPRLSARVAEWRDHPRVTSLRDETRARLFRLVQRTAQWVADGSVGEEAGVRLINWLEPLLRRESYLALLLERPAVHERLLHLLGAARWPARYLLQHPGVIDELASDAILNDRFVAADFERELALRLASLKTTGEDDDETLLNLLRRAHHAEIFRTLTRDIENRITVEQVADDLSALADSVLRVTVQWCWERLKGRHREHPQFGIIGYGKLGGKELGYGSDLDIVFVFDDDDERAPEVYAALVRKLINWLTVKTGEGDLFEIDTALRPNGNSGLLVTSFDAYAKYQQQRGSNTAWTWEHQAMTRARFVLGSDALREKFDAVREAVISAPRNSEMLRAEIVAMRARLRAAHPARGELFDVKHSPGGMVDVEFAVQYLVLLCSGEHPQLRGNVGNIALLRHAEQAGLLPEGVGRAAADAYRALRRIQHNARLDEASGKIDPQTAAPLRDAVLTLWRAVFGVPGTAEPSPTPGLSAHI
- a CDS encoding glutathione S-transferase family protein; the protein is MKLIGTTSSPYVRKVRIVMAEKKLDYQFEIDNVWAADAAASPASPLGKVPRLQIEGHESPLFDSRVIVEYLDTLSPVGKLLPPSGRERADVKTWEALADGLLDAGVLARLEATWPGRSEGERSQAWIDRQMGKVDASLQAMAKALGDKPFCCGIHMSLADIATGCALGWLEFRFPELSWRDDHPNLARLADKLAQRPSFKDTLPA
- the purB gene encoding adenylosuccinate lyase, which encodes MSLSHISALSPLDGRYAAKLSALRPIMSEQGYMHRRVQVEIAWFIALSDAGFEEFKPLSAGARAYLLGLVKNFSETDAEAIKEIEKTTNHDVKAVEYWIKSKFEARPELEKAAEFVHFACTSEDINNTSHALQLRVGRDMVVLPALDRIVLKLREMAHQYADVPMLSRTHGQTASPTTVGKEIANVVVRLQAAVERIANVKILGKMNGAVGNYNAHLSAWPEFDWEAFSKKVIESPEPNGLGLTFQPYSIQIEPHDYMAELFDAVARADTILIDLARDIWGYVSLGYFKQRLKAGEIGSSTMPHKVNPIDFENAEGNLGLANALLKHLSEKLPISRWQRDLTDSTVLRNIGVALGYATLAYTSLMTGLNKLELNEERLAEDLDNAWEVLAEPIQTVMRRYGVQGAYEKLKEVTRGKTVQAEDLHRLINGLEIPQADKDRLLAMTPGSYVGKAAELARRV
- a CDS encoding YaeQ family protein — its product is MALKSTIFKANLQIADIDHGYYADHALTLARHPSETDDRMMVRLVALALNAHQLNDLCNGDATLGFGAGLSDPDDPDVSLTDFTGRKRLWIEVGQPEDKPIAKACSKSDQVLLYPFAHSADVWWRGIESKFSRLPKLEVWRLPSEAAPELAQLAERSMQLQATIQEGAITLSSKLGSVTVEPVRWK
- a CDS encoding DUF3717 domain-containing protein; translation: MAGIHITDIEAAINYWRRRKPSPDGVLLAPEARALADVYALMIYRHASEVAADDVPSHAQAAWLAWYDTTPDTPCIAICSTSQGDNLCKGCGRTFEEVQLWPGFDPVEKRAVWRRITVEDTAWRFNRYAERAAENKSGTGR
- a CDS encoding TerC family protein, which translates into the protein MDLDFLTHTPFWIALGQIIIIDILLGGDNAVVIALACRKLPPEQRRKGIIWGTAGAIILRVILIAFAMTLLALPFLKFVGALLLVWIGVKLIAPEEDAHDGIQGSDKLLAAIKTIIVADLVMSVDNVIAIAGAAQSSGDHQMLLVTLGLLISIPIIVWGSQLVIKLMDRFPLIIVAGGMLLGWIAGGMLVSDPVFANTEKWLWMPKLEQTTALKYGAQIAGALLVLVIGKFVASRRPKVTHGSGHA
- a CDS encoding phage holin family protein, yielding MKLLLQWFLYAVALLAVAAIYPGVTIHGFGSALIAALVIGLLNAVLRPVLVVLTLPVTLLTLGLFLFVVNALMFWIAANVLADIQVSGFGAAFLGSLIYSALGLVIDSALRRLFP